In Takifugu flavidus isolate HTHZ2018 chromosome 13, ASM371156v2, whole genome shotgun sequence, the following are encoded in one genomic region:
- the LOC130535792 gene encoding AFG3-like protein 1 — MAGWVENIKNHNNSNNYTHYINNHNNNSNTHSNNSSSLNNSKNHNNNSNSLNNSKNHNIYNNGPPDIKGRASIFKVHLRVLKLDPSMDKDALARKMAAATPGFTGADIANVCNEAALIAARHLNASVWRRRPKSCISQRKRL; from the exons atggctggctgggtagagaacattaaaaaccataacaacagcaataattatACCCACTACATTAACAACCataacaacaatagtaatacccacagcaacaacagcagcagccttaACAACAGTAAAAACCATAACAACAACAGTAACAGCCTCAACAACAGTAAAAACCATAACATCTACAACAATG GTCCACCGGATATTAAAGGTCGCGCTTCAATCTTTAAAGTTCACCTACGGGTGCTCAAACTGGATCCCAGCATGGACAAAGATGCTCTGGCCAGGAAAATGGCTGCTGCCACTCCAGGATTCACTG GAGCTGACATTGCTAACGTCTGTAACGAGGCAGCACTCATTGCTGCAAGACACCTAAATGCATCT GTCTGGAGAAGAAGACCCAAGTCTTGCATCTCACAGAGAAAACGACTGTAG
- the LOC130535793 gene encoding AFG3-like protein 1 has translation MSRFLRLFSVATRPLCRSAGTRVRLSGVTACRLFTAGSHIPAISNFFRTSVNFVTGHRIQSTPCRFYSTEPKDGGGGGGKDWWSRLQKGDVPWDEKDFRYLLVTAAGLTSVLLYFYFRDNSREISWKDFVHNYVSRGVVERLEVINKQYVRVILQPGADTDVNYVWFNIGSVDTFERNLEMAHAELGLERSDRPAVVYSTESDGSFFLSMIPTLLLIGFLLFTLRRGPMGGGVGGGRGGPFNLSESTAKMMKDKIDVKFKDVAGCEEAKLEILEFVNFLKNPQQYQNLGAKIPKGAVLSGPPGTGKTLLAKATAGEANVPFISINGSEFLEMFVGVGPARVRDMFSMARKNAPCILFIDEVDAVGRKRGGGNFGGQSEQENTLNQLLVEMDGFNTATNVVVLAGTNRPDILDPALMRPGRFDRQIYIGPPDIKGRASIFKVHLRVLKLDPSMDKDALARKMAAATPGFTGADIANVCNEAALIAARHLNASVSAKHFEQAIERVIGGLEKKTQVLHLTEKTTVAYHEAGHAVVGWFLQHADPLLKVSIIPRGKGLGYAQYLPREQYLYSREQLFDRMCMLLGGRVAEQLFFHRITTGAQDDLKKVTQSAYAQVVQFGMSEKVGQVSFDLPRQGEMVMEKPYSETTAELIDEEVRELVDRAYGKTMQLIEEKRDLVEKVGTRLLEKEVLDKMDMVELLGPRPFEEKSTYEEFVEGTGSFEEDTSLPEGLQHWNQERKGDTDSAQMSELVEPQIRATRYKSDQLG, from the exons atggaggtggaggtggaggaaaagacTGGTGGAGTCGTCTGcaaaag GGTGACGTCCCTTGGGACGAGAAGGATTTCCGGTACCTGCTGGTGACAGCGGCTGGACTCACTTCAGTCCTTCTCTATTTCTACTTCAGAGATAACAGCAGAGAAATCAGCTGGAAGGACTTTGTCCATAACTATGTCAGCAGAGGAGTG GTGGAAAGGTTAGAAGTCATAAACAAACAGTATGTGAGAGTCATTCTACAGCCGGGCGCCGACACTGATGTG AATTATGTCTGGTTCAACATTGGCAGTGTGGACACATTTGAGAGAAACCTGGAGATGGCCCATGCTGAGCTCGGCCTGGAGCGGTCGGATCGTCCTGCTGTGGTATACAGCACCGAGAGTGATGG CTCCTTTTTCCTCAGCATGATACCCACCCTGCTTCTCATCGGCTTCCTGCTGTTCACACTGCGGCGAGGACCAATGGGAGGAGGCGTTGGCGGTGGAAGGGGAGGACCCTTTAACCTGAGTGAGTCAACGGCAAAAATGATGAAGGACAAAATTGATGTGAAGTTTAAAGATGTGGCCGGGTGTGAAGAAGCCAAGCTGGAGATCCTGGAGTTTGTCAACTTCCTGAAGAACCCACAGCAGTATCAGAACCTTGGAGCCAAGATTCCCAAG GGTGCCGTGCTTTCTGGCCCTCCAGGAACTGGGAAGACTCTGCTTGCTAAAGCCACAGCTGGAGAGGCCAACGTTCCATTCATCTCCATCAATGGTTCGGAGTTCTTGGAGATGTTTGTGGGCGTCGGCCCGGCCAGA GTGAGAGACATGTTCTCCATGGCGAGGAAGAATGCCCCCTGCATCCTCTTCATTGATGAGGTCGATGCTgttgggaggaagaggggaggaggaaactTTGGAGGTCAGAGTGAACAGGAGAACACACTGaatcagctgctggtggagatggACG GGTTTAACACAGCCACCAATGTGGTTGTTCTGGCTGGAACCAACAGACCTGACATCCTGGATCCGGCTCTGATGAGACCAGGTCGCTTTGACAGACAAATATACATCG GTCCACCGGATATTAAAGGTCGCGCTTCAATCTTTAAAGTTCACCTACGGGTGCTCAAACTGGATCCCAGCATGGACAAAGATGCTCTGGCCAGGAAAATGGCTGCTGCCACTCCAGGATTCACTG GAGCTGACATTGCTAACGTCTGTAACGAGGCAGCACTCATTGCTGCAAGACACCTAAATGCATCTGTGAGTGCCAAACACTTCGAACAGGCCATTGAACGTGTCATCGGAG GTCTGGAGAAGAAGACCCAAGTTTTGCATCTCACAGAGAAAACGACTGTAGCATATCACGAGGCTGGTCATGCAGTTGTGGGCTGGTTCTTGCAGCATGCCGACCCACTACTTAAG gtgtctATCATCCCACGGGGGAAGGGTCTTGGTTACGCTCAGTACCTGCCCAGAGAGCAGTACCTTTACAGTCGGGAGCAGCTGTTCGACAGGATGTGCATGTTGTTGGGGGGGCGTGTGGCCGAACAGCTCTTCTTCCACAGGATCACAACTGGAGCTCAGGATGACCTGAAGAAGGTGACACAGTCTGCGTATGCTCAG GTGGTGCAGTTTGGGATGAGCGAGAAGGTGGGGCAGGTGTCGTTCGACCTGCCCCGGCAGGGTGAGATGGTAATGGAGAAGCCGTACAGTGAGACCACAGCAGAGCTGATTGATGAGGAAGTGCGGGAGCTGGTGGACCGAGCATATGGCAAAACCATGCAGCTGatagaggaaaagagagacTTGGTGGAGAAG GTGGGGACGCGCCTCTTAGAGAAGGAAGTTCTGGACAAGATGGACATGGTCGAGCTTCTGGGTCCACGACCTTTTGAGGAGAAGTCGACATATGAGGAATTTGTGGAAGGGACGGGGAGCTTTGAAGAGGACACCAGCCTGCCAGAGGGTCTCCAACACTGGAATCAGGAGCGTAAAGGCGACACTGACTCGGCACAAATGTCAGAACTTGTTGAGCCTCAGATCAGAGCGACAAGATATAAGAGTGACCAGCTGGGCTGA